One Banduia mediterranea DNA window includes the following coding sequences:
- the pssA gene encoding CDP-diacylglycerol--serine O-phosphatidyltransferase, whose translation MEEQDSSKSQRKGIYLLPNLFTTATLFGGFYAIIAGLGGRFSEAAIAILAAMIADSLDGRIARLTNTQSDFGKEYDSLCDMVAFGVAAGIVIYAYSLHYLSEQQWLGGKLGWVLAFAYTACAALRLARFNTLTAISGGKNDFFGLPSPAAAAVVSFFVWSANSWGFTGEQVLFLACIITLGSGLLMISSIRYASFKKLNLTARMRFLPFAAVIGGFALILINPPNILFLLFLTYALSGPVLTLWRRRQSRAVLGKDG comes from the coding sequence ATGGAAGAGCAGGACAGCAGCAAGTCGCAGCGCAAGGGTATCTACCTGCTGCCGAACCTGTTCACTACGGCCACGCTGTTCGGCGGCTTCTACGCCATCATCGCGGGCCTGGGCGGGCGCTTCTCGGAAGCGGCGATCGCGATACTCGCGGCGATGATCGCCGATTCCCTGGACGGACGCATCGCGCGTCTCACCAATACCCAGAGCGATTTCGGCAAGGAATACGATTCGCTGTGCGACATGGTCGCGTTCGGCGTCGCCGCCGGCATCGTCATCTACGCCTACAGCCTGCATTACCTGTCGGAACAGCAGTGGCTCGGCGGCAAGCTCGGCTGGGTGCTGGCGTTTGCCTACACCGCCTGCGCGGCTTTGCGACTGGCCCGCTTCAACACGCTCACCGCGATCAGCGGCGGCAAGAACGATTTCTTTGGTTTGCCGAGTCCGGCTGCGGCGGCCGTGGTGAGCTTTTTCGTGTGGAGCGCCAACAGTTGGGGCTTCACCGGCGAACAGGTGCTGTTTCTGGCTTGCATCATCACGCTCGGTTCCGGTCTGCTGATGATCAGCAGCATTCGTTACGCCAGTTTCAAGAAGCTCAATCTGACGGCGCGAATGCGTTTTCTGCCGTTTGCCGCGGTGATTGGCGGCTTCGCCCTGATTCTGATCAATCCGCCGAACATCCTGTTTCTGCTGTTTCTGACCTATGCGCTGTCGGGCCCGGTGCTGACGCTGTGGCGCCGTCGACAATCGCGTGCCGTGCTTGGCAAGGACGGCTGA